In Halobacillus amylolyticus, the following proteins share a genomic window:
- the ilvA gene encoding threonine ammonia-lyase codes for MLRSEDVGNFLTLPKVFEAKEHLYDVVHQTPFKTSETFNQLTRSQVFMKLENQQKTGAFKVRGASFKVSQLTDQEARCGVIAASAGNHAQGVALAAAKRGIPAKIFMPEATPKAKVQATEAYGAKPVLTGESFQEAYAAAMEEQKICGAIFIHPFDDVDVMAGQATVAIEMLQEQPDLDTLVVPIGGGGLIAGIAYAAKQLKPAIKVVGVQSAQAPATYNAFYKRGPKKLTSVSTIADGIAVKQHGKLTFHYIRKYVDGIVTVDEQQIASTILQLLEREKTLVEGAGATALAAILAEKLALAGKKCGVVISGGNMDVSRLPHVQRLALAKKMAMV; via the coding sequence ATCTTAAGGAGTGAAGACGTTGGGAATTTCTTAACCCTACCTAAAGTTTTTGAAGCTAAAGAACACTTATATGATGTGGTCCACCAAACACCGTTTAAAACCTCTGAAACATTTAATCAATTGACGAGAAGCCAAGTGTTCATGAAGTTAGAGAACCAACAAAAGACGGGGGCATTTAAAGTTAGAGGTGCATCCTTTAAAGTTTCCCAGTTGACGGACCAAGAAGCACGGTGTGGAGTCATAGCCGCATCAGCTGGAAATCACGCGCAGGGCGTAGCACTAGCAGCAGCCAAACGTGGAATACCTGCGAAAATATTTATGCCAGAGGCTACGCCTAAAGCAAAGGTGCAGGCAACTGAGGCATATGGAGCTAAACCGGTTCTAACAGGTGAATCTTTTCAGGAAGCGTATGCAGCTGCAATGGAAGAACAGAAAATTTGCGGGGCAATATTTATCCATCCGTTTGACGATGTGGATGTAATGGCTGGTCAAGCAACTGTGGCTATTGAAATGCTTCAAGAGCAACCGGATCTTGATACACTTGTTGTACCCATTGGTGGAGGTGGACTAATTGCAGGGATTGCCTATGCAGCTAAGCAATTAAAACCTGCGATTAAAGTGGTAGGCGTACAATCTGCCCAAGCACCGGCAACCTACAATGCATTTTATAAGCGTGGGCCCAAAAAACTCACTTCCGTATCCACGATTGCGGATGGGATCGCTGTGAAGCAGCATGGAAAATTAACCTTCCATTATATCAGGAAATATGTAGATGGAATCGTAACTGTAGACGAACAGCAAATTGCCAGCACCATACTCCAACTGCTTGAAAGGGAAAAGACATTAGTTGAAGGAGCAGGTGCGACGGCCCTTGCAGCCATCTTGGCGGAAAAATTAGCTTTGGCTGGGAAGAAATGTGGTGTTGTGATCAGCGGAGGAAATATGGATGTCTCCCGATTACCACATGTACAACGACTGGCTTTGGCAAAAAAAATGGCAATGGTCTAA
- the dapF gene encoding diaminopimelate epimerase: protein MIEFIKCHGSGNDFILIDERTHSYAFSEQERYDLSILLCNRIDGIGSDGILFVMESSKAEARMRMFNSDGTEAEMCGNGLRCVARYIIEETGKEAVEIETDKAVLAVSQVKPIFSGIDTFSVAIEPVSFEVESLPMQYKASEAINVQIPELSKVYTFTALSVPNPHIVSIVEDYEEDELAAIGEKANQLADVFPNGVNVSFIKRIDQNKIFVQTFERGVGLTNACGTAMSASALVSTLIGSNDLNVPIVVINKGGLVNCVVSKENGRYSISLQGNATNVYRATVEVDLKELSWGIVDSETFHEEADMYKKLEGYAKSQI from the coding sequence ATGATTGAATTTATAAAATGTCATGGGTCAGGAAATGACTTTATTTTGATTGATGAACGTACGCATTCCTATGCATTTTCTGAACAGGAACGGTATGATCTTTCGATTTTATTGTGTAACCGGATTGACGGAATTGGTTCTGACGGGATCCTGTTTGTCATGGAAAGCAGTAAAGCTGAGGCACGAATGAGAATGTTTAATTCTGACGGCACAGAGGCTGAAATGTGTGGAAATGGTTTGCGTTGTGTCGCACGTTATATTATAGAAGAAACCGGCAAAGAAGCAGTTGAGATCGAGACGGATAAGGCCGTACTTGCAGTCAGTCAAGTTAAACCGATTTTTTCAGGAATTGATACTTTCTCCGTAGCGATTGAGCCTGTTTCCTTTGAGGTAGAATCATTACCGATGCAATATAAGGCAAGTGAAGCGATTAACGTTCAAATTCCGGAACTTTCGAAAGTCTATACATTTACAGCCTTGAGTGTACCGAACCCACATATTGTCTCTATTGTAGAGGATTATGAAGAAGATGAATTAGCTGCTATCGGGGAGAAAGCGAACCAGCTCGCGGACGTTTTTCCAAATGGAGTGAATGTCAGTTTTATAAAAAGGATAGATCAAAATAAAATCTTTGTTCAGACATTTGAACGCGGAGTTGGATTAACCAATGCCTGTGGAACAGCCATGTCTGCTTCAGCCCTCGTCTCAACGCTGATTGGGTCGAATGACTTAAATGTCCCAATCGTCGTGATCAATAAAGGCGGGCTAGTGAACTGTGTCGTTTCAAAAGAAAATGGACGTTATTCTATATCGCTTCAAGGGAATGCTACAAATGTGTACCGTGCCACAGTTGAAGTAGACTTAAAGGAATTGTCCTGGGGAATAGTTGATTCTGAAACATTTCACGAGGAAGCTGATATGTACAAGAAGCTCGAGGGTTATGCAAAGTCACAAATCTAA
- a CDS encoding secondary thiamine-phosphate synthase enzyme YjbQ encodes MIKTFPVKTEYHDQMIDITQDIANWIEEEGIKAGAVIVSSMHTTAGITINENADPDVKTDMLRRWSEVFPWEDRKDKHMEGNTAAHMKTSYIGHAQTIIIENGKLVLGTWQGIYFCEFDGPRSRKVIAKVLK; translated from the coding sequence GTGATCAAAACGTTTCCGGTAAAGACCGAATATCATGATCAAATGATTGATATCACACAAGATATTGCCAATTGGATAGAAGAAGAAGGGATTAAAGCAGGCGCTGTGATTGTTTCTTCCATGCATACAACAGCAGGCATTACCATAAATGAAAATGCTGACCCTGATGTAAAAACAGACATGCTCCGGAGATGGAGTGAAGTTTTTCCGTGGGAGGATCGAAAAGACAAGCATATGGAAGGCAATACAGCTGCTCATATGAAGACAAGTTATATTGGACATGCTCAAACAATCATTATTGAGAATGGTAAGCTGGTATTAGGAACATGGCAGGGCATATACTTTTGTGAGTTTGATGGTCCAAGATCCAGGAAAGTAATCGCGAAGGTATTGAAATAA
- a CDS encoding fatty acid desaturase family protein produces the protein MEDLHSYGWYAKRVAKYMPKGVFKPVPKRLWGGLAYLAIVIAGVLSISLFDWYPFLYLPISLILGASFAGMGFLGHEILHGTVVKKAWIRDLLGAIAFWPLSTGPKLWRKWHNLNHHIHTQHEENDPDSWPTLERLSRSKMIRWIYKLPLFIRAFFAFASLTIQFTAHSLKMFFAYIKDFKPKKQPEVWLQMILPWASWLGLLLLIGWEKWIFAFFIPLLIANLIVMGYISTNHRLNPLVPVNDPLANSLSVTVPKWVDYIHFNFSYHTEHHLFPGMSSKHYPLVKHHIKRLWPDRYHEMAMGKALVALWKTPRPYFDNRELIDPSRGNLYGSLGNGLNPEQIKAKKMDK, from the coding sequence ATGGAGGACTTACATTCATATGGCTGGTATGCAAAACGAGTTGCGAAATATATGCCTAAAGGCGTTTTCAAACCTGTCCCTAAACGATTATGGGGTGGATTAGCCTATTTAGCTATCGTCATTGCTGGAGTATTGTCGATTAGTTTATTTGACTGGTATCCTTTCCTTTACTTGCCTATTTCTCTCATTTTAGGTGCAAGCTTTGCTGGAATGGGATTTCTTGGACATGAAATATTACACGGCACTGTTGTTAAAAAGGCTTGGATACGCGATCTCCTAGGTGCAATCGCATTTTGGCCGCTTAGTACAGGACCTAAACTTTGGAGAAAATGGCATAACTTGAATCACCACATCCATACACAGCACGAAGAAAATGATCCGGATTCATGGCCTACATTAGAACGACTCAGCCGATCTAAGATGATTCGCTGGATCTATAAGCTCCCACTATTTATCAGAGCCTTTTTCGCATTTGCTTCCCTTACAATCCAGTTCACAGCCCACTCACTTAAAATGTTTTTCGCCTATATTAAAGACTTTAAGCCAAAGAAACAGCCGGAGGTTTGGCTGCAGATGATTCTTCCATGGGCTAGCTGGCTTGGCTTGCTTTTACTAATTGGCTGGGAAAAATGGATATTTGCCTTTTTCATCCCTCTACTGATTGCTAATTTAATTGTTATGGGGTATATTTCAACGAATCACCGTCTGAACCCTCTCGTACCCGTAAATGATCCGCTGGCCAATAGCTTAAGTGTTACCGTTCCAAAATGGGTGGATTATATCCACTTTAATTTTTCCTATCATACGGAACACCACCTGTTTCCTGGTATGAGTTCTAAACATTATCCCCTAGTTAAACATCATATTAAAAGGTTGTGGCCTGACCGTTATCACGAAATGGCAATGGGTAAAGCACTTGTTGCTCTCTGGAAAACACCTCGGCCTTACTTTGACAACAGGGAACTCATCGACCCATCACGGGGAAATCTTTACGGTTCGCTTGGGAATGGATTAAATCCAGAGCAAATTAAAGCTAAAAAAATGGATAAGTAA
- a CDS encoding ABC transporter substrate-binding protein: MKKYLLAFLLLILTVLTACSGGNENTNEEGSTESQSSEGTRSVTIEDAMGDQTIEGTPKKVVVLEWTYAEDLQALGMEPVGVAGLDQYGEWVDVGIPFSDKVENVGTRAEPNLEAIARLDPDLIIGVKFRHEQIADQLKEIAPTVMFAPYSEESAQNQYQSMIDEFNKVAKIVGKEAKAEEVLTNMKQTFKDQQARLEEAGYTDINYVITQAFTSQNTPTLRLFTDNSMVSHVMKNIGMTNAFESDKLEVYGYTQTTVETLQNYQDAHFFYIVQEEDNIFSKQLAGNPVWEDLAFVKEDRTYQLPGSTWTFGGPLSAQVLAEQIVTSMVER, encoded by the coding sequence ATGAAGAAATACTTGTTGGCATTTTTACTATTAATACTGACGGTGTTAACAGCGTGCAGTGGGGGAAATGAAAACACTAATGAAGAGGGGAGCACTGAATCTCAATCGAGTGAAGGTACTCGTTCTGTAACGATAGAAGATGCTATGGGAGATCAAACGATTGAAGGAACACCTAAGAAAGTGGTAGTTTTAGAGTGGACCTATGCAGAAGATCTTCAAGCCTTAGGTATGGAACCTGTTGGTGTGGCAGGTCTTGATCAATATGGAGAGTGGGTTGACGTAGGCATTCCTTTTAGTGATAAGGTGGAAAATGTAGGGACTCGTGCTGAACCAAATCTTGAAGCTATTGCAAGGTTGGATCCAGATTTAATTATTGGCGTAAAATTCCGTCATGAACAAATCGCCGATCAGTTAAAAGAGATTGCACCGACAGTCATGTTTGCTCCTTATTCAGAGGAAAGTGCTCAAAACCAATATCAAAGTATGATCGACGAGTTTAATAAAGTAGCAAAAATTGTTGGGAAAGAAGCAAAAGCTGAAGAAGTATTAACCAACATGAAACAAACATTTAAAGACCAGCAAGCACGTCTTGAAGAAGCCGGTTATACAGACATTAATTATGTTATTACACAGGCGTTTACTTCTCAAAACACACCGACATTGAGGCTGTTTACAGATAATTCCATGGTCTCGCATGTTATGAAAAATATAGGGATGACCAATGCCTTTGAGTCAGATAAACTTGAGGTCTATGGATATACTCAGACGACAGTAGAAACATTACAGAACTATCAAGATGCTCATTTCTTCTATATTGTTCAAGAGGAGGATAACATCTTTAGTAAGCAGCTAGCAGGAAATCCTGTATGGGAAGATTTAGCTTTCGTTAAAGAAGACCGAACGTACCAACTTCCTGGTAGCACGTGGACATTCGGTGGTCCACTGTCCGCACAAGTTTTGGCAGAGCAAATTGTAACATCAATGGTAGAGAGATAG
- the leuD gene encoding 3-isopropylmalate dehydratase small subunit: protein MEPFQQHEGLVYPLDRSNVDTDQIIPKQFLKRIERQGFGQFLFYNWRFNDDGTLREDFSMNDPMYKEATVLVGGENFGCGSSREHAPWAIQDYGFKVVIAPSFADIFYNNCFKNGILPIVLPKKKVNELLDQAKEEKLRVHVDLENQQVKSDNGLEATFDIQPYHKNMLLNGWDEISVTLNYAEAIARYETQQAK from the coding sequence ATGGAACCATTTCAGCAACACGAAGGATTAGTCTATCCTCTCGATCGGTCCAATGTGGATACAGACCAAATCATTCCAAAGCAATTTTTGAAGAGAATTGAACGGCAGGGATTTGGACAGTTCCTTTTCTACAACTGGCGTTTTAATGATGATGGAACATTGCGCGAAGACTTTTCGATGAATGATCCAATGTATAAAGAAGCGACGGTGCTGGTAGGCGGCGAAAATTTCGGCTGTGGTTCCTCAAGAGAACACGCGCCATGGGCAATTCAAGATTACGGATTCAAAGTCGTTATCGCACCGAGTTTTGCTGATATTTTTTATAACAACTGTTTTAAAAATGGGATTCTGCCTATTGTATTGCCGAAGAAAAAAGTGAATGAACTGTTAGACCAGGCAAAAGAGGAAAAGCTTAGAGTACATGTTGATTTAGAGAATCAGCAAGTAAAAAGTGACAATGGTTTAGAAGCAACCTTTGATATTCAACCTTACCACAAAAATATGTTGCTCAACGGCTGGGACGAAATATCTGTAACGCTTAATTATGCTGAAGCCATTGCACGCTATGAAACACAGCAGGCTAAATAA
- a CDS encoding iron ABC transporter permease, which translates to MNRFLQHTLIGALTFGGGAALLCVLTFIHINQGNVSIPFGTVMEAVFSPKDTLEHHTVRILRLPRAVMGILAGGALAVSGVVLQTVTKNPLSSASTLGIHSGTYFAVIVTTIFFPFAMFANGIVTAFLGGVFTFLIVYLLSGAGNATPVRMVLAGMIVTFLFSSLTSVLQIFYENEVQGLFLWGSGTLVQNNWSGVQFSLPFILLSVLLLLVFASKLDTLTLGDDVAIALGQNVRTVKLITILAAVLLTSVTVSIVGPIGFVGLVAPHIIKLIGYRSHIPLIIGSFIWGGNVLLLADVMARVIDPSFAELPVGAITALVGSPWLIWLVLRMKNDSNTEENGTIMAGKSATNVPLAKLIPVLSVVILITIFVSMSSGNYGFEPLLTMNALFGDANEFIRNFILELRLPRSMVALLSGAILAASGLIFQGVLRNPLADPSVIGITSGAGVGALTTMYVFSVSAAWIPVGAMAGAFVFFLLVMGLGAKANFHPTTLALLGIGISAFGSAIIQILVVQADMGVASALTWLSGTTYARGWPELLQFLIWPVILFIPILAFHIKTLDVLSLGDETAKGLGLGVSSVRFQMALLATLLAACSVAAVGSIGFVGLIAPHFARLLVGSANQKLLPVTMLIGGFLLVIADLFSRTLLAPNEIPSGILVALIGAPYFLWLMKRRST; encoded by the coding sequence ATGAATCGTTTTTTGCAGCATACATTGATTGGAGCTCTTACGTTTGGTGGTGGGGCTGCTTTATTATGTGTTTTAACCTTTATACATATTAATCAAGGAAATGTATCTATACCGTTTGGGACGGTTATGGAGGCTGTGTTTAGCCCCAAGGATACATTAGAACATCATACTGTACGTATACTGCGGCTGCCCCGTGCTGTTATGGGGATCCTTGCAGGAGGAGCACTGGCGGTGTCAGGTGTCGTTCTGCAAACCGTAACGAAAAACCCCCTCTCCTCAGCCAGTACACTCGGAATACATTCAGGTACGTATTTTGCAGTTATTGTGACAACCATTTTTTTTCCGTTTGCTATGTTTGCTAACGGTATTGTTACAGCTTTCCTTGGTGGTGTCTTTACATTTTTAATTGTTTACTTATTATCTGGTGCAGGGAATGCAACACCTGTACGAATGGTATTAGCAGGGATGATTGTAACCTTCTTATTTTCTTCATTAACATCAGTCCTGCAAATTTTCTATGAAAATGAAGTACAAGGTCTATTTCTATGGGGATCTGGGACACTCGTTCAAAATAATTGGAGTGGTGTTCAATTTTCTTTACCGTTTATCTTACTATCGGTGCTCCTTTTACTTGTTTTTGCCAGTAAGCTTGATACCCTAACACTCGGGGATGATGTGGCTATAGCGTTAGGTCAAAATGTTCGTACAGTAAAGTTAATCACGATTCTCGCTGCTGTATTGCTAACGTCTGTGACAGTGAGCATTGTCGGTCCAATCGGATTTGTAGGTCTTGTAGCCCCGCATATTATAAAATTGATAGGATATCGCTCACATATTCCATTAATCATTGGTTCATTTATATGGGGAGGAAATGTGCTGTTGTTGGCTGACGTAATGGCTAGAGTGATCGATCCTTCCTTTGCAGAATTACCGGTAGGTGCGATTACAGCACTTGTGGGATCACCGTGGTTAATCTGGCTTGTCCTTCGTATGAAAAATGACAGTAATACCGAGGAAAACGGGACAATTATGGCAGGGAAATCTGCAACAAATGTACCTTTAGCAAAATTAATTCCTGTATTAAGTGTGGTTATCCTAATTACTATATTTGTTAGTATGTCTTCAGGCAATTATGGGTTTGAACCGTTATTGACGATGAATGCTTTGTTTGGAGACGCCAATGAGTTTATTCGTAATTTTATCCTTGAGTTAAGGTTACCACGGTCCATGGTCGCATTATTAAGTGGAGCTATTCTTGCTGCCAGTGGTTTAATTTTCCAAGGAGTACTGAGAAATCCTTTGGCTGATCCATCGGTAATTGGGATTACTTCGGGCGCAGGAGTGGGTGCACTGACAACGATGTATGTGTTTAGTGTGTCTGCTGCTTGGATCCCTGTTGGTGCAATGGCCGGCGCTTTTGTTTTTTTTCTTCTTGTTATGGGGCTTGGAGCAAAAGCCAATTTTCACCCAACTACGTTAGCTTTATTAGGGATTGGGATCTCGGCATTTGGATCAGCTATTATTCAGATTTTAGTCGTTCAAGCTGATATGGGAGTAGCTTCGGCATTAACGTGGTTATCTGGCACCACATATGCTAGAGGATGGCCGGAACTGCTGCAATTTCTTATTTGGCCGGTAATCTTATTTATTCCTATTTTGGCTTTTCATATTAAAACGTTGGATGTTCTTTCCTTAGGGGACGAAACAGCCAAAGGGTTAGGTCTTGGCGTTTCATCTGTGCGCTTCCAAATGGCTTTACTGGCCACATTACTAGCTGCTTGTAGTGTGGCGGCGGTGGGGTCGATTGGTTTTGTCGGATTAATTGCTCCCCATTTTGCCAGGTTGCTAGTTGGTAGTGCCAACCAAAAACTGTTGCCTGTAACGATGCTTATCGGCGGCTTTCTACTTGTGATAGCCGATTTATTCAGCCGAACACTACTCGCACCGAACGAAATTCCTTCAGGGATCTTAGTTGCATTAATTGGCGCCCCATATTTCTTATGGCTAATGAAGCGCCGTTCAACGTAG
- the leuC gene encoding 3-isopropylmalate dehydratase large subunit: protein MGQPKTIIEKIWDQHVVHQEHGKPDLIYIDLHLVHEVTSPQAFEGLRMSDRKVRRPDRTYATMDHNVPTVHRNVIKDAVAQKQMETLRENCEEFDIRLADINHPDQGIVHVIGPELGLTQPGKTIVCGDSHTSTHGAFGALAFGIGTSEVEHVLATQSLWQASPKTLEVKVDGVLGTGVTAKDLILSIIAKFGVRFGTGYVIEYTGEAIHNLSMEERMTICNMSIEAGARAGLISPDETTVDYLKGKRYVPEDEEFEALAEEWRALASDPDATYDASVEINASEVEPQVTWGTNPSQCVPVGASTPDPSVIDDAQEQDSIDRALDYMGLEANQAIQSIPVEHVFIGSCTNSRLSDLRKAAQIVKGGKVNENVRAMVVPGSKTVKDQAEAEGLDTIFLTAGFEWRDAGCSMCLAMNDDIVPPGERCASTSNRNFEGRQGNGARTHLVSPEMAAAAALEGYFVDVRKYAATVGG, encoded by the coding sequence ATGGGGCAACCGAAGACAATTATTGAAAAAATATGGGATCAGCATGTGGTGCATCAGGAACATGGAAAGCCGGACTTAATCTATATTGATTTGCATTTGGTTCATGAAGTGACTTCTCCCCAAGCATTTGAAGGTCTGCGAATGAGTGATCGTAAGGTCCGCAGACCAGATCGAACGTATGCCACGATGGATCATAATGTGCCTACGGTTCATCGTAACGTCATTAAAGATGCCGTGGCGCAAAAACAAATGGAAACATTGAGAGAAAACTGTGAGGAATTTGATATCCGTCTAGCGGATATCAATCATCCTGATCAAGGAATTGTTCACGTGATTGGACCGGAGCTTGGGCTAACCCAGCCTGGTAAAACGATCGTATGCGGCGACAGCCATACATCTACACATGGGGCTTTTGGAGCGCTAGCATTTGGGATCGGCACGAGTGAGGTGGAACATGTTTTGGCTACCCAATCCCTTTGGCAAGCCTCCCCTAAAACATTAGAGGTGAAGGTGGACGGCGTTCTTGGAACTGGGGTGACAGCGAAGGATCTCATTCTGTCGATTATAGCCAAATTTGGTGTTCGCTTCGGTACAGGATATGTTATTGAATATACAGGTGAGGCCATTCACAATTTGTCAATGGAAGAACGGATGACGATTTGTAACATGTCCATTGAAGCTGGAGCCAGGGCAGGTTTGATCAGTCCAGATGAAACTACAGTAGATTATTTAAAAGGGAAACGTTATGTACCTGAAGATGAGGAGTTTGAAGCTCTTGCTGAGGAATGGAGAGCATTGGCCTCTGATCCGGATGCAACGTATGACGCGTCTGTTGAGATTAATGCATCAGAGGTAGAACCTCAAGTCACTTGGGGGACGAATCCCTCTCAGTGTGTTCCTGTCGGGGCCTCTACTCCTGATCCATCTGTAATTGACGATGCTCAGGAACAGGACAGTATAGATCGGGCTCTTGATTACATGGGACTCGAGGCTAATCAGGCTATCCAGTCGATCCCAGTTGAGCATGTATTCATAGGGTCTTGCACCAATTCAAGATTGAGTGATTTAAGAAAAGCTGCACAGATTGTCAAGGGTGGCAAAGTGAACGAAAATGTTAGAGCAATGGTTGTACCCGGATCGAAAACAGTGAAGGATCAAGCCGAAGCGGAAGGACTTGATACCATTTTCCTCACCGCTGGATTTGAGTGGCGGGATGCGGGATGCAGTATGTGTCTGGCAATGAATGACGATATTGTACCACCTGGTGAGCGCTGTGCATCGACTTCAAACCGTAACTTTGAAGGGCGGCAAGGAAATGGGGCACGCACACACCTTGTTAGTCCCGAAATGGCGGCAGCCGCTGCGCTTGAAGGCTATTTTGTCGATGTAAGAAAATATGCTGCAACGGTAGGAGGGTAA
- a CDS encoding YeeE/YedE family protein: protein MATQLDQWDKRATTMIAPLNPVQKPLVLLGIAAAILLFITIVSVTTVTQGILFIIGIAFGLSLLYARFGFTSAFRRLLSVGNVQGLQAHMVMLAVATTLFAIILSTGFSFTGVTPTGYVSPVGISVIAGAFMFGVGMQMGSGCASGTLYTVGGGQSSMVLTLLGFIGGSVLGAYHIVFWRDLPALPAISLAESTGFGYFGGWVLQIAIFLGIYAITVKIARKKNPPQMAPLKTTSGWKKLWRGAWPLLVAAVVLAVLNAITLSVRGNPWGITSAFALWGSKFLQTFGVDVASWGYWQGNTEPLNQTVLADSTSVMNFGIILGAFIAASFQGNFKPRKIKPGIATASILGGVLMGYGARLAFGCNIGAYFGGIASFSLHGWVWMIMALAGTFLALFIRPLFGLSNPSPKDSIC, encoded by the coding sequence ATGGCTACCCAACTAGATCAATGGGATAAACGGGCAACAACTATGATTGCTCCATTGAATCCTGTTCAAAAACCATTAGTCTTATTAGGGATTGCAGCAGCAATTCTTTTATTCATAACAATCGTTTCCGTCACAACGGTTACACAAGGGATCCTGTTTATCATTGGGATCGCTTTTGGCCTTTCTCTTTTGTATGCTCGATTTGGGTTCACTTCAGCGTTTAGGCGTCTGCTCTCAGTTGGAAATGTGCAGGGCCTTCAAGCCCATATGGTCATGCTGGCTGTTGCTACAACACTTTTTGCTATTATTCTATCAACTGGATTCAGTTTCACAGGGGTCACACCCACTGGTTACGTTTCACCTGTAGGTATAAGTGTAATCGCCGGTGCCTTCATGTTTGGAGTAGGAATGCAAATGGGATCTGGCTGTGCTTCTGGTACACTCTATACAGTCGGTGGAGGACAATCTTCTATGGTCCTAACATTACTAGGATTTATAGGCGGCTCGGTCTTAGGGGCTTACCATATTGTATTCTGGCGAGATCTCCCCGCCCTCCCGGCTATTTCTCTTGCAGAATCGACAGGTTTTGGTTATTTCGGAGGCTGGGTCTTACAAATTGCGATCTTCCTAGGTATTTATGCCATTACTGTAAAAATCGCACGTAAAAAGAATCCGCCTCAGATGGCTCCGCTTAAAACGACATCCGGTTGGAAAAAACTTTGGCGGGGAGCTTGGCCCCTGCTAGTTGCAGCAGTTGTATTAGCTGTCCTTAATGCGATCACCCTTTCTGTTCGAGGCAATCCGTGGGGAATCACATCAGCCTTTGCCCTTTGGGGTTCTAAGTTTCTTCAGACCTTTGGCGTAGATGTAGCTAGTTGGGGATATTGGCAAGGGAATACGGAACCATTAAATCAAACCGTATTGGCCGATTCCACAAGTGTTATGAACTTCGGTATTATTCTTGGCGCCTTTATCGCGGCGAGCTTTCAAGGGAATTTTAAACCGAGAAAAATTAAACCAGGAATTGCAACTGCTTCTATTCTAGGTGGTGTACTCATGGGTTATGGTGCTCGCTTAGCGTTTGGATGTAACATCGGTGCTTACTTTGGCGGAATAGCTTCATTTAGTCTGCACGGATGGGTATGGATGATTATGGCTCTTGCTGGAACATTTTTAGCGTTATTTATCCGACCACTATTTGGACTTAGTAACCCGAGTCCGAAAGATTCGATTTGTTAG